The Parafrankia discariae DNA window CACGGCGCCTGGGGTCGGCTCCAGGACCGGGACAAGGCGCTGGCGTACCTCCGTCAGACGGTGGTCAATCTCGCACGGTCCACCCTCCGGCGTCGACTGGTCGCTCTCAAGCACGCTCCCAAGCCGATGCCCGACGCCGCGAGCGCCGAAGAGGGGGCCTACTCTCTGGTCGAGCGGGCCGCCGTCGTCCAGGCACTGCGGGAGCTGCCCAGACGGCAACGAGAGGCGGTCGTGCTCCGCTACTACGCGGACATGTCGGAGGCTGACGCCGCCGCGGTGATGGGCTGCAGCGTCGGGTCGGTGAAGGCCTACACGTCACGGGGGCTGGCGGCACTGAGCGGCAAGCTGGAGGGGCTGCGGTGAGCAGCGGGCTCGAGCCTGAGGAGCTCACCCGCCTGTTGCGGGCGGCGGTGGAGCCCGTGCGGGCGTCGCCCGACGCGCTGCACCGCATCCGGGCCGGGGTGGAGCGCCGCCGCTGGTGGCGCCTGCCGCTGATGGCCACCGGCGGCGTGGCGATGGCCGCGCTGATCATCCTGGCCATCGTCGCGGTCCGGCCGAAGTCGTCGAACCAGCAGGTCGTCGAGCCCGCCGCGCCGCCGCTGGTGTCCTCGGTGATCCCCGAGACCAGCCGGCCGGCCACCGCGTCCACCGGCGGGTCCGGTGGCTCGAACGGCGGCAACGGCGCCTCCGGCGGTACCCGGCCGCCCCGGGCCACGTCGTCGCCCTCGTCGGCGGCGACGACACCCCCGTCCACGGTCAGTCCGTCGAGCCCGCCCGCGAGCGCGACACCGGGGCCCGGTGGTTCCAACAGCCTGGATCTGCCCATCCCGGTCAACCGCCCGGCGGCCGCGAACGACGTGGACGGTGACGGCACCGCCGACCAGGTCCGGGTCAACGCGAACGGGACGAAGGTCGAGGTGACCTTCTCCCGCAGCGGCAGGAACACCAGCGTCGACCTGCCCGCCGGCGTACAGCTCCCGACGGTGCACGCCGTCGTGGACGCGAACGCCGACGGTTTCGCCGACATCCTGGTCCGTACCGCGAGCAGCGCCGGTGTCGAGGACTACGCGATGTTCCGCTACGCCGCGGGGGACGCGCTCGCCCCGGTCACCCTCGGGCCCGGGGTGCGCCTAGCCGCCGGCCAGCGCGACAACACCGGCTTCGGCTTCGACTGTGACAACACCGGGCTGCGCATCATCGCCGGCACGTCGTCGAGCGTCGGAACGGACTTCCAGGTCGTTACCACCCCGCTCCAGCTCACGCTGGAGGGGCTGGTCACGGCCGGCCAGGGCACGACCAGCCAGCTGACGGCGGCGAGTGCCGCCGACCTGTTCCAGGCGGCCTGCGGCACCTTCTCCTGACCCGTCCGCCGCTTCCGGAGCGGTCTTCCGCCCGGCGCGGCGGGCGATGTTCGTCACACGGGGCCGTCCCGGGCCTGGTCCGGCGGTCGGCACCCCCGGCGCGTCCATCAAGATCACGTTATTGTTGCGGGGAGAGCTTTGTTTCTCCCCACCCGTCCGGCCGTCGAGGCCGTCGGAACGCGGTCGCGGCACATCGCGGGGGGCAGCCTCGCGGCACATCGCGGGGGTAGCCTCACGCCGCATCGCGGGGATAACTGTGCAGGGCCGGTGGCGCGGGAGCCGGTACCCGTGACCTAGGAGGCGTCCATGCCTGGTTCTGTCATCGTGGCCGGTGCGCGCACCCCGATCGGCAAGCTCTCCGGCGCCCTCAAGGACTTCACCGCGGTCGACCTGGGTGGCATCGCCATCCGTGCCGCGCTGGAGCGGGCCGGCCTGACCGGCGACGCCGTCGACTACGTGATCCTGGGCCAGGTCATCCAGGCCGGCGCCGGCCAGGCCGCCGCCCGCCAGGCCGCGGTCAAGGGCGGCATCCCGATGACGGTGCCGTCCACCAGCATCAACAAGGTCTGCCTGTCCGGCCTGAACGCCATCTCGCTGGCCGATCTCTACATCTCCAGCGGCCAGTACGACGTCATCGTGGCCGGTGGCATGGAGTCGATGACCCGCTCGCCGCACCTGCTGCCCGCGCTGCGCGGCGGCGTGAAGTACGGCGACACCACCCTGACGGACTCGATCGCGGTGGACGCCCTCACCTGCGGGTTTGACCAGGTGTCGATGGGCCTCGCGACCGATCGGTACAACTCCCGCTACGGCATCACCCGCGAGGAGCAGGACGAGTTCAGCGCCCGCTCGCACCAGCGGGCCGCGGCCGCGGCGAAGAACGGCCTGTTCGAGAACGAGATCGTCCCGGTCGAGGTGCCCCAGCGCCGCGGTGACCCGATCGTCGTCAGCGCGGACGAGGGCGTGCGGGGCGAGACGACCCCGGAGAGCCTGGCCAAGCTGCGCCCGGCGTTCGACAAGGCCGGTTCGATCACCGCCGGCTCGGCCTCGCAGATCTCGGACGGCGCGGCCGCCGTCGTCGTGACGAGCCGGGCGAAGGCCGAGGAGCTGGGCCTGCCGATCATCGCCGAGATCGGTCACCACGGCTACGTGTCCGGTCCGGACCCGTCCCTGCACTCCCAGCCGTCGAACGCGATCCTCGCCGCCCTGGCGAAGGAGAAGCTGACCCCGGCCGACCTCGACCTGGTCGAGATCAACGAGGCGTTCGCGGCCGTCGGCATCCAGTCGATGCGCGAGCTGGGGATCGGCCCGGACATCACCAACGTCAACGGTGGCGCGATCGCGGTCGGCCACCCGGTCGGGATGTCCGGCACCCGGGTCGCGCTCACCCTCATGCTGGAGCTGCAGCGGCGCGGTGGCGGCCTCGGCGCGGCGGCGCTGTGCGGCGGCGGCGGCCAGGGCGACGCCCTGGTGCTGCGCGTCCCGGCGTGATCTCGGGCTCCGGCGTGAGCGCGGGCTCCGCCGGGGTCGCTCCATCTCGGCCAGCGGGATCCGGGCGCGCGGCGCGCGGCGCACGCCCGGGCCCGGCGGAGCTCACCGCCGCCGCCCTGGCCGGCGAGCGGCGCGCGGTGGCCCGCCTGATCTCGCTCGTCGAGGACGAATCTGACGCCCTGCGCGAGGTGAGCGCCCTGCTCGCCCCGCACACCGGCCGCGCCCGGGTGATCGGGCTGACCGGCGCCCCCGGGGTGGGCAAGTCGACGTCCACCTCGGCGCTGGTCGGCGCCTTCCGGGCCCGCGGGCTGCGGGTGGGCGTGCTCGCGATCGACCCCAGCTCCCCGTTCACCGGCGGGGCCCTGCTGGGCGACCGGGTCCGGATGGTCGAGCACGCCACCGACCCGGATGTCTTCGTCCGCTCCCTGGCCACCAGGGGCAACCTGGGCGGGCTGTCCTGGGCCACCCCGCAGGCGCTGCGGGTCCTCGACGCGGCCGGCTTCGACGTCGTGCTGATCGAGACCGTCGGCGTCGGCCAGGCCGAGGTGGACGTCGCCTCGCTGGCCGACACCACGCTGGTCCTGCTCGCCCCGGGCATGGGGGACGGGATCCAGGCGGCCAAGGCCGGCATCATGGAGATCGCCGACATCCTCGTCGTCAACAAGGCCGACCGGCCCGGCGCCGACCACACCTACCGCGACCTCGTCGCCGCCGTCCGGATGGCCGGTGGCCCGCCGGCTGGCCGCGCGGCGGGTGACGGCGCGGCGGGTGACAGCGGAGTGGGTGGCGGTGGGGCGGCCGGCGGCGGGGCCGGGGAGGCCGGCTGGCGGCCCGAGGTCGTCCGGCTGGAGGCCGTGACCGGGAAGGGCGTGCCGGAGCTCCTGGCGGCGATCGGGCGCCACCACGACTGGCTGCGGGCGTCCGGCGAACTCGAGCGCCGCCGGCTGCACCGCGCGGCCGAGGAGATCTCCCAGATCGCCCTGGCCGGCCTGCGGGCCCGGCTGGGCCGGCTCGACGGCGCGGCTCGGCTGACCGAGCTGGCCCGCCAGGTCCGCGCCGGCCACCTCGACCCCTACACCGCCGCCGCCACCCTGTTGGCCGCCGTCCCGGACCCGCATCCGCCGCGCTCCGGGTGAGGCACGGCGGTCAGCCCGCCAGGGCGGTTCAGTCCACCGGGGCGGTCAGCTGGGAGCCGGCCGCCCCTCGGGGGTCAGGCGGTGGTGAGCTGCGAGGTGGCGGCGATCAGCGAGGTGACGTCCAGCGGCATGCCGAGGACCTGGACGGCGCCCGCCTGGCGCAGGCGGGTCCACTCGTCCGGGTCCACCTCGGTGGTCAGCACCAGGGCGGGAACGGTGGCCGCCACCGGGTCCGCGGCCAGCCGGGGGAGAAGGTCGACCGCGGACACGTCCGGCAGGTCGCGGTCGAGCAGGACCAGCGACGGGCGGGCCCGGCGGATGGCCTCGACCGCGAGCGCCCCGCGCGGCACGCTGATGGTGTCCGCCCCGAGCGCGCTCGCCAGCGTGTCGCTGACCAGCGCGCGCAGCCCCGGGTCACCGCTCACGTGGACCACACGAAGGCCACCCGGCTCGAGCTGCCCGTCGCCGACGAAGTCGTCCGGGTCCTCCTCGGTGTGGTCGTAACGGACGTCCACGGCGTCCAGGACGACCGCGAACACGCTGCCCACCCCGGGCCGGCTGGCAACCGTCAGCACACCGCCCATCGCTGTCACGAGGGCGTGCGAGAGGGCCAGGCCGAGGCCGCTGCCCTCGACCCCGGTGTCCTCCGCCCCGAGCCGCTCGAACGGCCGGAACAGCCGGGACAGTGAGGACGGGGACAGCCCGATCCCGTCGTCCTCCACCTCGATCCGGATCCGCGAACCGGTGACCGGGACCACCCCGACCCGGACGTTGCCGCCCTCCCGGCCGTACTTCAGCGCGTTGCCGACCAGGTTCAGCAGCACCTGCCACAGCCGGCGACGGTCCGCGTCGGCGATCAGCGGCCGGGCCGGGTGGATGATCCGCCGGATGCCCCGGCGCTCGGCCAGCGGCTCGACCAGCTCGACCACGCCCTGGACGATGTCCAGCACGTTCACCGGCCCCTTGTTGATGTCACCGCGCCCGGCGCGCAGCCGCGCCAGGTCGAGGACGTCGTCGATCAGGGCCTGCATGTGCCGGCCGCCGGTGATGATGCGCTCGACGTCCTCGTGCAGGTCGGGCGTGAGCGGTTCGAGCTCGAGGAGCTGGGCGAACCCGAGCATGGCGTTCAGC harbors:
- a CDS encoding SigE family RNA polymerase sigma factor: MTVVEGWRPVPARSDAARSAVARDADAALTALYSEHYRSLVRLAALLLDDIGLCEEVVQDAYIRVHGAWGRLQDRDKALAYLRQTVVNLARSTLRRRLVALKHAPKPMPDAASAEEGAYSLVERAAVVQALRELPRRQREAVVLRYYADMSEADAAAVMGCSVGSVKAYTSRGLAALSGKLEGLR
- a CDS encoding FG-GAP repeat domain-containing protein, with protein sequence MSSGLEPEELTRLLRAAVEPVRASPDALHRIRAGVERRRWWRLPLMATGGVAMAALIILAIVAVRPKSSNQQVVEPAAPPLVSSVIPETSRPATASTGGSGGSNGGNGASGGTRPPRATSSPSSAATTPPSTVSPSSPPASATPGPGGSNSLDLPIPVNRPAAANDVDGDGTADQVRVNANGTKVEVTFSRSGRNTSVDLPAGVQLPTVHAVVDANADGFADILVRTASSAGVEDYAMFRYAAGDALAPVTLGPGVRLAAGQRDNTGFGFDCDNTGLRIIAGTSSSVGTDFQVVTTPLQLTLEGLVTAGQGTTSQLTAASAADLFQAACGTFS
- a CDS encoding acetyl-CoA C-acetyltransferase, whose product is MPGSVIVAGARTPIGKLSGALKDFTAVDLGGIAIRAALERAGLTGDAVDYVILGQVIQAGAGQAAARQAAVKGGIPMTVPSTSINKVCLSGLNAISLADLYISSGQYDVIVAGGMESMTRSPHLLPALRGGVKYGDTTLTDSIAVDALTCGFDQVSMGLATDRYNSRYGITREEQDEFSARSHQRAAAAAKNGLFENEIVPVEVPQRRGDPIVVSADEGVRGETTPESLAKLRPAFDKAGSITAGSASQISDGAAAVVVTSRAKAEELGLPIIAEIGHHGYVSGPDPSLHSQPSNAILAALAKEKLTPADLDLVEINEAFAAVGIQSMRELGIGPDITNVNGGAIAVGHPVGMSGTRVALTLMLELQRRGGGLGAAALCGGGGQGDALVLRVPA
- the meaB gene encoding methylmalonyl Co-A mutase-associated GTPase MeaB, with amino-acid sequence MSAGSAGVAPSRPAGSGRAARGARPGPAELTAAALAGERRAVARLISLVEDESDALREVSALLAPHTGRARVIGLTGAPGVGKSTSTSALVGAFRARGLRVGVLAIDPSSPFTGGALLGDRVRMVEHATDPDVFVRSLATRGNLGGLSWATPQALRVLDAAGFDVVLIETVGVGQAEVDVASLADTTLVLLAPGMGDGIQAAKAGIMEIADILVVNKADRPGADHTYRDLVAAVRMAGGPPAGRAAGDGAAGDSGVGGGGAAGGGAGEAGWRPEVVRLEAVTGKGVPELLAAIGRHHDWLRASGELERRRLHRAAEEISQIALAGLRARLGRLDGAARLTELARQVRAGHLDPYTAAATLLAAVPDPHPPRSG
- a CDS encoding ATP-binding response regulator; its protein translation is MGLTTLLDTLTDLVVVVGGDGRVLELGAAARAFVGDRIGTAPHLHDLSDVVDPSCRVELAGPVSQALARTGSWRGTVALIDLAGATAPYSVTARLDPAGGMVIVARDTVDARARRAAETESRSKDEFVARLGHELRTPLNAMLGFAQLLELEPLTPDLHEDVERIITGGRHMQALIDDVLDLARLRAGRGDINKGPVNVLDIVQGVVELVEPLAERRGIRRIIHPARPLIADADRRRLWQVLLNLVGNALKYGREGGNVRVGVVPVTGSRIRIEVEDDGIGLSPSSLSRLFRPFERLGAEDTGVEGSGLGLALSHALVTAMGGVLTVASRPGVGSVFAVVLDAVDVRYDHTEEDPDDFVGDGQLEPGGLRVVHVSGDPGLRALVSDTLASALGADTISVPRGALAVEAIRRARPSLVLLDRDLPDVSAVDLLPRLAADPVAATVPALVLTTEVDPDEWTRLRQAGAVQVLGMPLDVTSLIAATSQLTTA